DNA from Larimichthys crocea isolate SSNF chromosome XIII, L_crocea_2.0, whole genome shotgun sequence:
TGCCACGCCTTCGAGAAGGAGTGGATCGAATGTGCCCACGGCATCGGGCAGACCCGCGCTGAGAAGGAGTGCAAGCTGGAGTTTGAGGACTTCTACGAGTGCATGCACAGGCAGAAGACGGTACGTGTCGGTGACTTCTGTGTGCAGTTATCAGTAGTGTTGATGTGGGTGACTTTTCCATGTTGAAACTAAACTCACTCACTGTATTTTCTCAAAGCTACAGACCTGTTGTGACGATCAGAGCATGTATCAGgcagcaataaaataaataaagtataatagTGTAAGTATAAGAACAGTGCACACGTCTGATCCTTTAAACGTCAGAGTTAAACTGAGGTCAGCGTCAGCAGAAGAGAGACCGACGGCCTCGTCGCCGGCTCGCTGTGgatttgctgcagcagcaggaactCCCCGTCTGGATGCAAACATGCTGATTCTCTCAGAACGTGACGGAGACGAAGCTGCATGCTGCTCAGAGTCTGACATGAATCTCACATCCGTCTGAGATGTCGGAGTATTAGACGATCTGACGGCCTGCGTCTCTGCTGTGTTCAGTTTTATGATTTGGACAGAGATGTTGCTTCACAGCACAGACCTGTGGTGAAATCTCTGACCCGATGTGTGACATCCTCTTCAATCACtttatttcctcttcctctctgcagcacGAGAGGCTGCACGCCATCCGTCAGCAGCGTGACAAGATGATAAAGGAGGGGACCTACACGCCACCAGCGTGCCACTCAGGCAAGGCATGAGGGAACACACGGCTGTCCACAGTTCTCTTCTTGTGTATAGTAAATCTATTTCCTGTTCGCCTGTACAAGTTTGCAAATAAATGTTATCATccactgtcttctcctcctcgtcttttccttcttctctcttttttgtgcACAGAGGTGAGTGcagatttatttcaggaatTGCTCAAAGAATTACGATTGAGACTCAGTGAGGAGGTTAGAAAATTAAACTAGTTTAAAAGTATTTGTTTGACTGGTAACTGTACAACTCAGTATTTCCAAAGACTCTCCTAACAAGTGAGTTGATTCAGTTACGTTCACAGATTGTCCCGTGATAACT
Protein-coding regions in this window:
- the ndufs5 gene encoding NADH dehydrogenase [ubiquinone] iron-sulfur protein 5; this encodes MPFVDLQTRLGINLDRWMLLQSGEQPNKRAARCHAFEKEWIECAHGIGQTRAEKECKLEFEDFYECMHRQKTHERLHAIRQQRDKMIKEGTYTPPACHSGKA